GTTAGTTATATGTTGATGTCACTGGCTGAGTTTCTGTTTTTCAGGGTCTTTAAAAAGAGGAGCAATAATCGCAGCAGTTTTAGCTGCAGCTGCAGTTATATTGCTGACTTTCTCTGTCTCTTATGCAGCCTTCACAAAATTGTCAAAGATAAAAAAAGGTGAACATTCTGGAAATGAAATTATCTTTATATAACAGCAAGAGAACTGTGAATCATTAGGTGTTAACTTTCTTATGCTGTATCAATTAGGAAACAAAAATCTTGATCAGATTTCCCCTTCCATGAGAAAATCTAGTTTTAACTACAAATACGAAACTCTTGAGAAGGCCACAGATTACTTCAACTCTTCAAGAAAAATAGGCCAAGGTGGAGCTGGTTCAGTTTTCAAAGGTGTTCTCCCGAATGGGAAAGTTGTTGCTGTTAAGAGATTGATCTTCAATAACAGGCAATGGGTGGATGAGTTCTTCAATGAAGTGAATTTGATTAGTGGAATTGAACACAAGAATCTTGTCAAACTATTGGGTTGTAGCATTGAAGGCCCTGAGAGCCTTCTCGTGTATGAGTACTTACCCAAAAAGAGTTTAGATCAATTTCTCTTTGGTAAGTTCTCTTTATCATAGTACAATTTTAAAGTCAATTTCTTTGTTTCATAAGTGAGCTGTGAAAGAAGGGTAATATACATCATATAGTTTATGCATAGTATCCGGAAGGTGACACATTAATCTGCTTAATTtgcagaaaggaaaaaaaatgagatTCTAAACTGGAAGCAGCGGTTTAATATCATTCTTGGTACAGCAGAAGGGCTTTCATATCTTCATGAAGGTTATAAAATAAGAATCATTCATAGAGACATCAAAAGCAGCAacgttcttctggatgagaatcTCATTCCTAAGATCGCAGATTTCGGCCTTGCGCGGTGTTTTGGTGCTGATAAGTCACATTTAAGTACTGGAATTGCAGGAACACTGTAAGTCCTTCATTTTAGCATGCATGATATTGTGCATACGCATGTAACTACACATACATAATGAGTGTTAATTCCTGAAATATGTTAGTTCCTTTATAATATATTTGGATTAGTTTCTTTTTACTCAGAATCAATTGTTACACTCAGAAACAATTTCTATTTCTTTAACATGTAAACAATCTTGTTAACAATTCCTTTTTCTATTTTGGCAGAGGTTACATGGCTCCTGAGTACCTAACTAGAGGACAACTAACCGATAAAGCTGATGTCTATAGTTTTGGAGTACTTCTTCTGGAGATTGTAGGTGGAAGGATGAATAATATCTTCAGAGAGGATTCTGGCTCTCTTCTACAAACTGTAAGAATGTCTAAAACTTGAAACAGACCTCATTTTTATATTCAGTATTGATACTTGAACAAACAAACAGTGAAAACACCAACAGacacctcatttttctctctatctctctcttcttacaTATATGATAACATCaactactctctcttctcttcctttctcacGCTGAGTGTTTGTTGGATGTCTACACTATGCAGATGTCTACACAACATTTTCCATATATTTTAGGCTACAAGAATTTTCAACACCTTTTCTTGTAATTTACCAAGTGGAAAATTGTCCTTTTGGCATCAGGTTTGGAAACTTTACCAATCAAACACATTGATTGAGGCTGTTGATTCTTGCTTGGGAGATGATTTTCCTGCAACTGAAGCATCAAGGGTGATTCAAATTGGGTTGCTTTGTACACAAGCTTCTGCTTCCATGAGGCCAACCATGACCCAAGTTGTCCACATGTTGAGTAATTCAAATATTGATGTCCCTGTACCAAATCAACCTCCATTTCTGAACACTGGAAATCTAGACTCAGACAGCTCCATAAAATCTTACAGCACAAACAGCTTTGTGTCCAATGCCTTAAAGAAGATTGGAGTGTCCCACAGTTACTCTGAGTCAGAATCCTCTGGTTCACACAACTCTTATGAGCCATCAAGAAGTGAAGAAGCGATAATTCAAGCttgatttatattatatttcttggTTTTGGGGAGTTCATGTCCATATGTTGTGTATTAGCCAGAAAGGTTGAAAGATTAGAGTTAGAACTAATGAAGTCTTTTTTTATTATCCATACAAACAAATGTAAGATAGTAGAAAGGAAAGAAGGTCGCTTGTTAAGGTTGAACACAAGTTCACTAAACTGTATAAAGATGAGAGAGCAGTAACATATATACTTGTTTTCAATGTTACCATAATATTTTGGAAAAGCTTTTTGATGACCCTCCCGAGTGTTGCCCTCTAATAAATGTTAAACTTTAAGTATaagtaagaaataaaaaataaataaagaagtcTCCGATTGAATAAAAAAGAATGTGTTATGCACTATAAACCCATTATATGTTGATTGAATATCACGGATGCGGGTGCGACCCCTTATATAATTAGCTCATAACATCAAATTATGCATTTAATTCGTCGATAACTTGGCATGAAATTATACATCGAGTTATGTGGATCAAATTTCTCTTAGCCACAATTCCTTCCCCTAAATTCTTTTATCACATTATGTCATCATAATTATATGAAAATGACTATCTTTACTTTTCTTCCAAGCCCAAGAACATGTGGCTTCGTCTGGGTTCTTGGCATTAAATAACATATAGATGGGAATTGGGAACCATTATTGTGGCTCTTTAGAAGTGAAACTGTGTAGGACGGTAGCTGAAATTCAAAttgatgctttttttttttttttttttgaagttcaAATTGATGCTGATGTAAAGCCATTTTCAAATATTGAAGAGAGCAGGGACGGTGCATTAAATTTTTTGCAGGATGCAGTAGCGGTTGAGTTGTTACATTAGCGCCAGTTATGCTGTTTGGCACTGGTTGTGTGGATCCCAGCTGCAATTACTTGGGGTGCTACGTGTGATGAACGTGGATGAGGTTTTGTGGGAACATATATAGTAGCATAAGAGAATTTAGCCTGCAGAGAAATCTTACTAGATATGGTCCTGGTCCTGCTTATTGAATGAGGAAAGCTATAGGAAAGCTATGTCCAACTACTTGCTTCACTAACAACTTTAGCTAATGAATAGTATATTTTAAGTCTTGTTTGAAAGAGACCTTATTAGAGTTTATCTTATAGCAGAAACACTTATGTGGATGCttgagagagcttatgtaaaCAGCTTATAGCCAACTTATAAGTCGTTTTGAGCTTATAGCCAACCTAAAAGGTTATGCTTATTTATAACATATTTTCatcttatttcaataatttcttACATTAGTTTATGAATAGGCGATTATTGTGTAACATTTATGGCGTAAACGCTTATGATGAAGAAACAGTTTAAATCGATCCAGCAGAAGATTGTTTGTAATGAAGAGATATGAAAGCAGCTGAGAGCTTGGCATACCATGGCAACTTGCTTGCTTCTAGCCATAGAGAGAATTATGAATCCTACAATCTGTTGAAGAATCAGAACATGGTAGTCCTGGAGGAAGAACCATTTGAAATATTGAGGAAAAGCAATTACTTTCATAGTTTCATAGGACCACAGTTAAATCCCCTTACATATCACACTTAATCTACAGGTTGCCACATTGACAGGAAGAACAGAAAAAGTTGAAAAGCTAAAGCAATAGATTAAAAAACACATAAGCATGGGAGCATGTCATGATAAACCAGTTTACTAAggggaaaaaaatgaaatatgcACTTTTCCAAGCGGAGTGTAAGTGTGAATTCTTTTCTGTCAAAatattcaaattttcatttAGCATCTAAATGAATCTTTCATAACCAGATGGTAATCATTCTACCAGAATCAAAAGAAATCAGACACCTGGACAATCATAGGGGGAAAACCTCTAATCTACCTAGTGATCCACCAATTGATAAAACAGTTAAACTCGCAAGTATAATAGAAAACTGCCTCATTGTTCATTTTCATTAAACAACAATCTACCATCAATACTTTGTTCAATATTATGTAAGTAGGAAAACTCCTTCATAACATGGACAACACAGACATCAGTATAACTAATTAACTACAATCCTACAGTGCCACCTGCTAACTGTTCACCTAACAGGAGGACATTCGTAGCAGTTCGTTCAATGAATAAAAGTTGCGACAGTGAACAATGTATCAGAGAAAGGAAAATACACTCTTAAACCCAAGATATGACTCTGCTTCCTTCATTTGGCCAGTAGTTTCCAAATAACAGCACTGTCTTCTTATTTCACTTGATCTAGACTTTTCTTCTGATTCTCTAGAAGAGCAGTGTTGCTTCTTACCACTCTCTGCAAAGCATCCAGCATCTAACGACCGCTTTTTCTCCTTCACCATTGAAAAACTAACAATTGGATTATAAATGGATGATTGAATAGAATTATTGCTGAAAGCGCTCTTATTTAGTACTCCATCTACGCAGCCGAAACCTTCAGAATTCTTATGTTTTACCTCAGTACCAGCTTGAATACTGGATGAATACTTTTTGACATCAGCAGTTCCCTTATATGAAGGAAGCATATCATCAGTGACCATGTCCAAGGAATTTATCTCTGTTGCCATGCCCAAAGTAGCTTTCAAAGAACTGGAATGATTATTTGTGAATGATTCGGTTTTGTGGACCATTGAATTCATGTAATCAAGCTCGCTAGGAAGTGGGAAATCCTTAGATTTTCTCCTTATATGGTCAAAAATTGTTTCTTCAGTTGATTTTTCATAATTTCTTGCTTCAGGTTCAGGGATGAAAATACCTACAGCAACACAAAGAAACAATAATGACATAAGAAGTGAAAAGGTGATTACCAAATCACATGCTAGTACAAAGGTGTACCTGAATCAACTGCACTGCTCATGTTATTTGAGCTTTCAGCTGTATTATGATCATTTAAAGTCAAATAAAGGTTGATATCATCGTGTTCTGCCTTTCTGAGCTGAGGAAGCAAATTGACATCAGTTTTTCGAGGAACTTCGAGCTTGTCTTCTTCATCCAGAATAACTACCTCATGATGATAGTCAGGCCTCTTCTCACGGACATGATTTCTTGCAAGGACCTCCATTGGTGGACAGCGAATATTGTCCAATGCAGATAGGAGAGAAAAGTTTTTGGCTTTCTCCCTTATGTGGTCAAATACTGTTTTCTCAGTGATGATTTTGCATTTGTCTTCTTCAGCCTCAAAAGCACGCCCACCTTCCAGACAAAACTAGTAGGTGAAGTGAATAATGTATATTAGAAAGTCataaaaagttaataaaatcATATCTGGAGTGCTACCTTCCTCTAACTCCTCATCCAAGAGGTCAAAACTAGGGCTGCAATAGAAGAACACTTTAAAATGTTAGGTCGTTTCCAAAAACTATACTAATACGACAAGAAGATAAAATATCCATGTAAAAAATTTCAAGGGAAGTTGACTTACATGGAATCATATTCCTCCTTGTCCTTGCTCAAAACGCTTATCTCTTTCGTTGGTATATGAGGTACTGTTATGTTGTCATCTTCTATGACATACACCTCTTCAGGTGGAGGAAAGGAAGCCTGCTTCCTGCTTCGTTTTAAGCTCACATTTGATTTGCTCTCTTTTATTAAGGAAAGCTTTTCGTGGACATCAATACCAACTGTATGAGAAAAACTATGAGTTTGAGTTTAAATTCCACAACTTAGGCGAACAATATTGGAGAGGATTTATAATTTGGACATATATTAACCACATCTTACTGTATTCTTCGAATATAAAATCAGCTTTGATAGTTTGCTTCCCTTGTGGGACGGGCACAAGAATTGTTGTGCTGTATGGGCTGCAATATGAAAAGGTAATGATATCAGCCTAAAATTTGTGGCAGACTATAAAAAATATGTAGCAGAAGAGCTGTTGACTACTGCGGAGTAAGAGTCATAGTATAATTTATTGATTTTCCGGCTTGTAGTAGTAATGATAACTGTTTACATTATCCAGTCCATAAGACGTAATAAATTTTTACAATTTGCAAGCAAGCAAATTTCCAGCCCTCCCCTTTACAAGTACAATGGTCATTATATTATATAGTGCATTTTATGTGGTGTGGCTTTTTGTTTAAATATTTACAGAAATTTTTCCTGATTAAAATTCTTAACACACTTTAGTCTGGAATGCTCTACAATATATTGTTTCTGCTGCAAAAATAAAGCCAAGATTTCAATTCATGTACCTGGAGAACTGATCAACCCTGTAGAAATGATTTGCAAAACATTAAACAATAATTAGATGAGGTAAGAACAATTTGTACTAATAGTTTTCCATAATACCAATGAGTCAATACCATCAAGGAGACATAATGCACTATGAAGTCACAAAAGAAATAGTAAGACGTCATCACCTAATTTTTTCATGAAAGAGAATAGTGTTGTCTTCCTCTGAAGCAATGATCTGCGAGAAAGAGATTGGGcaacttaatttaattattaaatgcTTCAAAGACTCCCTCCTTACAAAACATTCAGATAACACACCATATCTGCATAATGACGTTTAGCTGACTGGCCGGACTGTGATATCCTAGTCAATGTTAGTACTAGCTTGGGCTTTCCTCCGGTATGGCTCTTGATTTCTACAAGCTTCAGATCAACTTTTGGAGGAAGTGATAGTAGAGAATCCTTAATATGGTTACCAAATGGGTATTTTCGACCAGTCACTATTTCTATTCTCCTTGGATCAGCTTCAGCGAGTGCCTCAAATGATTTAATGTCCATTGAGCGCAGTGCCTAAAAAGAGCATCAAAATAAGAAAAGCATGCAATTAAAGGATAGCCCATGTGTACTAGCAATTATTATTTGCAGtaataacataagaaaaacCATGAATATTACCTTTGCTGTAACCATCCCAATTCCAGGTAACTGTTTTAGAAGGTATGGACTATCATCCCAAAGTTTCTGGTCAAGTGATTTGGCTAGAAGAGCTGAATTCACAGCTCCTTTGTAATTCCTTTTACAAACAAAATAATCTTTCATGCATCTTAGAATTCTACATCCATTCAAGCATATAGAATTCATGTCCTGTTACATTAAGTGTACTTAGTCACTAAGATTTACATGTTGATCTGTAGCAAAAGATACTGATTCTACAATACCGCACCTGAATTAGAGATAGGTCATGAACAGAAGGGTCACCAGTTAAGCAGTCATTTGCTAAAATAAATATCTTTTCTTCTCTTGTTTGAATGcgctttttctttttccctttatCGCCAAGAATGTGAAAGCGAAGACGGCCATCTTTATCAGCATTGATCTCATTCAAGATCTTCTTCTCATTGCGTCTGAGCTGTATCCCTTCATTAGCCAGTAAATAATCGTGTCAATATTTAATGTTGAAATTGTGTCctcatataatatattaaaaagatTAACAAATATATCTTCACATGCAATTTCTTCTGCGCAGCACACAACATGAAGTGCATCTTCAAAGCTGCAGTTTTCAGGAGTCCGCATGATCTGTTTCATAGTATTAAATCTCAAATAGTACTTTGTCATTAACCTTCCAGGATCTAAGGCAGGAAAAGAGAAATATCAGCGGCCAAGTTTGGATTGGAATCTTTCACAAATGCATAAGAAATATTAATTATGCTTAAAGATGTCTTTACCTAGTGGTCTCAAGAGGAAACCATCTTCATCAACCCAGACCAGTTGATGGTTTGATAACTCATTAACTTTCTGAACACAAATCTCTGTCATAACATAGCTTCATAAGTTATAGAGGGGAAGGGGGGGGGGACTGCCTAGGAGAAAAGGACATACAAAATATAAGGCAATAAAATACAATCGAATGAAGACAATTGTACCTTGCACATGCTTCTCAAAACGATCGCCAGAAATTTCTTTACTAATTGCATAGTTCACAGGGTTCTGCTTGGGCATAAAAATTTTCATCACACGGGATGGGAGAAACTTTACAATAAAACTAAAAGATATTCGGGTTCACACACCTTTTTCATTCTAACATACAAATATGAGCATTTCATCCACTCAATTGCTTTTGTAATATCAGATACTGTCAGTTGAACTATTTCAGCAAGTAAATGCTCCGTCACACATGAAAGCAATCTATGGTAAGCAAACATCAATTAGCTTAACAGGATAAATGCACAATGTTTACAGAATTTGAGCAATGTTCGAGGATGCAGTATGAAAGGAGCAGTCTTACTGTGATTCCACAACTTCACAGCCATTCAAGAGATTCTCATACAAATGAACCTGTAGTATAATAAGAGGTCATATTTTCAAAGAGTTCATGATCACAATTGAAGAATTTGGGGAGTGAAAAAGTAAGAAAGTATTATGCAGGCCAATAgcagagatagatagatagatatagatagatatatatatatatatatatatatatatatatatatatagagagagagagagagagagagtatgTGCAAGTAGCATAGTTCACCGTTTCTCTCCTTGTCATGATTATAACCATGCCTGTATCATCAAATGGTGGTCGGCCTGCTCTTCCACTCATCTGTACCATAAAACGTTTCCCACAAATGATATAATAACAAAGTAAATATATCTGAAGATTGTGTCTGCTTTTGTTGTAACTGCAACTCTTATGATGGAAATGGTCTGTAACATAACTGACTTTCTGAAAGCAAATATCTAGTGTATATGTGCGTTTTTGCGTCGGAACACACCAAGACATTATTTTGACCAACAGATCCCCATTGTTACTTCTCCAtttgcttatatatatgaatttgGGCAAACTCAAAAACGAACATATTCCAGATGACAAGGACACCCATAATAGGTCAAGTAGTCCACTTGGTTTTTGAAAATTATGAGCTATTTCAACTAAGAGAATAAAGTCACTAAAACAAAATGCACATCCTAATCATAGGCTATCTATATATGTAGTGGTGCTAGTAACCAAAGAAACTTCttaaaataacaaaacaaaTCCTCTATTGCTAGGTTTAGTAGTCAAGCCTATACTTCTACACATGCTAGATGTATTGATGCGAGGTTCAAATTAAGGAGACCTTGTATGCTGAAATTCATAATTATGCATATCATTAGCTATTTTGCAATATTCTATGCAGAAAAACTAAAACTATTGTAAAGTATCTGGAGAAGAAAACCTGCAATATAGTGGAGCGGTCATATTCCATATAGAGACCTTTTTCCTTGTTGCTGAACATAATGAACGTTTTAATAAGtcaatttttgaaaaacaggtTTTTTAAATATACTCAATGAAATTCATAAAACATTAAAATGTATAACATACAAGTGCTGTGTTGATTTAATAACAACTGTATGTGCTGGGAGGTTGATTCCATGGGCTAGTGTATTTGTAGTGCAGAGTACTTGAATGTCACCTTTGAGAAAAAGGCCTTCCACAATATTGCGATCTTTGAGGCAAAGCCCTCCATTGTGATAACCAACTTCAGCAAAATCATTTTCTAAAAGTCACACAACTaccaatttgaaattcaaatgcaCGTTTATGGGTTTGCAATCACTTTCCACTAGACATTGTAATTTAGCCAAAACAAAGATATAGGTATATTGCATACCACCGTAAAGAATATATGATTGCATTTGCTTGTCACTGAGTGATAGAGAAGCCTCCCTCAGTCGATCTATCTGTTCGCTGTTTGTAATGAATGGATTTGATTGACCAAAAGTCATGACAATTTGAGAGAGTCGCTGAGCTGCTTCTTGTGCTCCTTTTCTTGTTGAACAAAATATAAGAGCAGATTTTCCTCTAGAGAATTGCATGAGAATATCTGAAATCATTTGTGTTTATAGAATGATGACTTTTCTCCTCATATAGAAATGTTGATGAGAGAAAGTTAGAAAGTATAAAGCTGTTAATTGGTAGGCTGAAGTATGCCTGCTTACCAAAAATGTAGTTTTGAAGACGCTGCACAGTAGAGTAAATCAGAAATCAAGAAAAGTTCAGTTGCTAAAATGGATTATCTAAAAGTAGTGTATCCTATAACAAACAATCAAGATCGAAACTACCTAAACTTTGTAAACATTAAACTAACCTTCTCGAATAGAAAGTCATTCTTGGCCGGGGCATACCCTGCATAAATTTGGTAGTACagcaataattaaataattctgATTTACTGCAAGGACTATAGGCTAAGAACCCCAAGACATTGACAGATATACAATTCAAAGACACTAATTGAAATTAGTAGTCTTTTAGAGCTGCCATCTTGGTTGCATAGATTTTACAATAGGATACAATGAATGCAAAATGATAAGAAGCTAATTTAGTCACGGATATGTTCAAATGTATGAGCATACCAAAAACCTTGGTTGTCAGCTTAACTGGCCTCATTTCTTCTCCAAACCTGTGAAATCCAAAAGCAAAGAGTTTTTTGGATAATAACTTTCAGCCTCATTTCATGTCACATGGTGAACGTGGATGACGAGAACTACCTTTTAATCCCTTGGTGAGGAACCTTAAG
This is a stretch of genomic DNA from Lotus japonicus ecotype B-129 chromosome 1, LjGifu_v1.2. It encodes these proteins:
- the LOC130729563 gene encoding cysteine-rich receptor-like protein kinase 42 yields the protein MAPWLLLYTIVFFFSWCSSPSLCDPRISEAGLYCGTTRAPLKANFIPSFIKEMENLSQLVTDHNWGTHSVNISGSIPIYGFAQCFHDLSHTDCLLCYAASRTRLPRCLPSLSARIYLDGCFLRYDNYSFYSERTDPARDAVNCSSRRGAAGGGVERLRLERSVGKVLDGVAVKAVAKGGGFAVGGGEGVYALAQCWKTVSNEGCRDCLRKAVKEVRGCLPNREGRALNAGCYLRYSTEKFYNEKGGESDSQHGSLKRGAIIAAVLAAAAVILLTFSVSYAAFTKLSKIKKGNKNLDQISPSMRKSSFNYKYETLEKATDYFNSSRKIGQGGAGSVFKGVLPNGKVVAVKRLIFNNRQWVDEFFNEVNLISGIEHKNLVKLLGCSIEGPESLLVYEYLPKKSLDQFLFERKKNEILNWKQRFNIILGTAEGLSYLHEGYKIRIIHRDIKSSNVLLDENLIPKIADFGLARCFGADKSHLSTGIAGTLGYMAPEYLTRGQLTDKADVYSFGVLLLEIVGGRMNNIFREDSGSLLQTVWKLYQSNTLIEAVDSCLGDDFPATEASRVIQIGLLCTQASASMRPTMTQVVHMLSNSNIDVPVPNQPPFLNTGNLDSDSSIKSYSTNSFVSNALKKIGVSHSYSESESSGSHNSYEPSRSEEAIIQA
- the LOC130729564 gene encoding DExH-box ATP-dependent RNA helicase DExH17, with translation MDSYSLKSVFDLPAPFQSCFSFRYFNSLQSECFPVCFHSDINMVISAPTGSGKTVLFELCILRLLSRFISAEGRFIHVKGSLKTIYIAPSKALVQEKLRDWNQKFEPWGINCLELTGDSESYTSRNINEADIVLTTPEKFDAVSRYGIEGGGLSFFSDIALLLIDEVHLLNDPRGAAVEAIVSRIKLVSCNPKMKLNPLAQVRFLAVSATIPNIEDLAEWLKVPHQGIKRFGEEMRPVKLTTKVFGYAPAKNDFLFEKRLQNYIFDILMQFSRGKSALIFCSTRKGAQEAAQRLSQIVMTFGQSNPFITNSEQIDRLREASLSLSDKQMQSYILYGVGYHNGGLCLKDRNIVEGLFLKGDIQVLCTTNTLAHGINLPAHTVVIKSTQHFNKEKGLYMEYDRSTILQMSGRAGRPPFDDTGMVIIMTRRETVHLYENLLNGCEVVESQLLSCVTEHLLAEIVQLTVSDITKAIEWMKCSYLYVRMKKNPVNYAISKEISGDRFEKHVQEICVQKVNELSNHQLVWVDEDGFLLRPLDPGRLMTKYYLRFNTMKQIMRTPENCSFEDALHVVCCAEEIAWIQLRRNEKKILNEINADKDGRLRFHILGDKGKKKKRIQTREEKIFILANDCLTGDPSVHDLSLIQDMNSICLNGCRILRCMKDYFVCKRNYKGAVNSALLAKSLDQKLWDDSPYLLKQLPGIGMVTAKALRSMDIKSFEALAEADPRRIEIVTGRKYPFGNHIKDSLLSLPPKVDLKLVEIKSHTGGKPKLVLTLTRISQSGQSAKRHYADMIIASEEDNTILFHEKIRVDQFSSPYSTTILVPVPQGKQTIKADFIFEEYIGIDVHEKLSLIKESKSNVSLKRSRKQASFPPPEEVYVIEDDNITVPHIPTKEISVLSKDKEEYDSIPSFDLLDEELEEGGRAFEAEEDKCKIITEKTVFDHIREKAKNFSLLSALDNIRCPPMEVLARNHVREKRPDYHHEVVILDEEDKLEVPRKTDVNLLPQLRKAEHDDINLYLTLNDHNTAESSNNMSSAVDSGIFIPEPEARNYEKSTEETIFDHIRRKSKDFPLPSELDYMNSMVHKTESFTNNHSSSLKATLGMATEINSLDMVTDDMLPSYKGTADVKKYSSSIQAGTEVKHKNSEGFGCVDGVLNKSAFSNNSIQSSIYNPIVSFSMVKEKKRSLDAGCFAESGKKQHCSSRESEEKSRSSEIRRQCCYLETTGQMKEAESYLGFKSVFSFL